CGTCACCATAGACATCGCGCAAACCCAGGCCAAGTTCACGTTCGGCCAGGTCGAGCTCGTGTCGAAACTCGTCGAGGGCAAGTTCCCCGACTTCCAGCGCGTGATCCCGAAGGCGCACAAGAACACGTTCGAGATCGGCCGTGAAGAACTGCAGCGTTCGCTGCAGCGCGCGGCCATCCTGACCTCGGACAAGTTCAAGGGCGTGCGCTGCATCATCGCGCCGGGCCAGCTGAAGATCATGTCGACCAACGCCGATCAGGAAGAGGCGCAGGAAGAACTGGAAATCGCCTACCAGGGCGATACCGTCGACATCGGCTTCAACGTCACGTATCTGCTCGACGTGCTCGCGAACCTGAAGGTCGACACCGTGCAGGTGAGCCTCGGCGACGCCAGCTCGAGCGCGCTGATTACCGTGCCCGAGAACGAAGAGTTCAAGTATGTCGTGATGCCGATGCGCATCTGACGCGCACGACATCAAGACACACACCAGGGGGCGGCAAGCCCCTTTGGCGTTTTTATGGCGAACCGACAACCCGTCCTTTCGGTGCCTGACCGGCACCGTGGACGAGCCAGGAAACTGGAGCGGCCCGGCGATTTCTCGCTGAAACGCACCGCGCCGCCACTAGAGTGGCCTCGCAGAACCGGAAGATATCCATGAGTGAACAGCACAATTCGCAACCCGATAACAGCAGCTACGGCGCCTCGTCGATCCAGATCCTCGAAGGTCTGGAAGCGGTGCGCAAGCGCCCCGGGATGTACATCGGCGACACGTCGGACGGCACCGGTCTGCACCACCTCGTGTTCGAGGTGCTCGACAACTCGATCGACGAAGCGTTGGCCGGATACTGCAACGACATCCACGTGACGATTCACGCCGACAACTCGATTTCCGTGACCGACAACGGCCGCGGGATTCCGACCGATGTGAAGATGAACGACAAGCACGAGCCGAAGCGTAGCGCGGCTGAAATCGTGATGACCGAGCTGCACGCCGGCGGCAAGTTCGACCAGAACAGCTACAAGGTGTCGGGCGGCCTGCACGGCGTGGGCGTGTCGTGCGTGAACGCGCTGTCGAGCTGGCTGCGCCTCACCGTGCGCCGCGACGGCAAGAAACGTTTCATGGAGTTCCACCGTGGCGTCGCGCAGGATCGCGTGCTCGAGACGGTGGACGGCGTGGAAGTGTCGCCGATGCTCGTGACGGGTGACACCGAGAACCGCGGCACCGAAGTGCACTTCATGGCCGATCCGACCATTTTCGGCACGGTCGAGTATCACTACGACATCCTCGCGAAGCGGATGCGTGAACTTTCGTTCCTGAACAACGGCGTGCGGATTCGTCTCACGGACCTGCGCTCGGGCAAGGAAGACGATTTCGCGTTCGCCGGCGGTGTGAAGGGCTTCGTCGAATACATCAACAAGACGAAGACCAACCTGCACCCGACGATTTTCTTCGCTACCGGCGAGAAGGATAACGTGGGCGTCGAAGTCGCGATGCAGTGGAACGACAGCTACAACGAGAACGTGCTGTGCTTCACGAACAACATTCCGCAGCGCGACGGCGGCACGCACCTGACCGGCCTGCGGGCCGCGATGACGCGCGTCATCAACAAGTACATCACCGACAACGAAATCGCGAAGAAGGCGAAGGTCGAGACGACCGGCGACGACATGCGCGAAGGGTTGTCGTGCGTGCTCTCCGTGAAGGTGCCGGAGCCGAAGTTCAGCTCGCAGACGAAGGACAAGCTGGTTTCTTCTGAGGTTCGCGCACCGGTTGAAGAGGTTGTGGCGAAGGCGCTGGAAGAATTCCTTTTGGAAACGCCGATCGACGCGAAGATCATCTGCGGGAAGATCGTTGAGGCTGCGCGGGCGCGTGATGCTGCGCGGAAGGCGCGTGAGATGACGCGACGCAAGGGTGTGCTCGACGGCGTTGGTCTGCCGGGCAAGCTCGCGGACTGCCAGGAGAAGGATCCGGCTAAGTGCGAAATCTACATCGTCGAGGGTGACTCGGCAGGTGGCTCGGCCAAGCAAGGGCGTGATCGTAAGTTCCAGGCGATCCTGCCGCTGCGCGGCAAGGTGCTGAACGTCGAGAAGGCGCGCTACGACAAGCTGCTGTCGTCGGAACAGATCGTCACGCTCGTGACCGCGCTTGGGTGCGGGATTGGCAAGGAAGACTACAACCTCGACAAGCTGCGCTATCACCGCATCATCATCATGACCGACGCGGACGTGGACGGTGCGCACATCCGGACGCTGCTGCTCACGTTCCTGTATCGCCAGATGCCGGACATGATCGAGCGTGGGTACGTGTATATCGCGCAGCCGCCGCTTTACAAGATCAAGGCGGGCAAGGACGAGCGGTATCTGAAGGATGACGTGGAGCTCAACGCGCATATGCTGCGGTTGGCGCTGCAAGGGTCGGAGCTGGTGCCGGGTGAGAATGCGGCGGCGATTTCGGGCGATGCGCTTGGGGAGCTGGCGCGGTCGTACCTGCTGTCGAAGAGCGTGATCGAGCGGTTGAGCCGGTTGTATGACCCGGCCGCGCTGGAAGCGGTCATGGATGGGGTGGTGATCGATCTCTCTAACGAGGCTTCGACCGAGGCTTCGGCGAAGGCTTTGCACGCTGCGTTGCATGACGAGGCTTTGAAGAACGAAGTTCGTGTCGTGCCTTCGTATGACCCGGTTCGCGAACAGCGAGCGCTGCATGTCGAGCGTACCCATCACGGTAACGTGCGGGTTTCGGTCATCGACCAGGAATTCCAGCACACGGCGGATTATCAGCAGCTCGTGACCACCGCGAATACGTTCAAGGGGCTCATCGGCGAAGGTGCGGTCATCAAGCGCGGTGAGCGCAGTATGGCCGTGGCGGACTTCAAGAGCGCGATGAAGTGGCTGCTGGCGGATGCAGAGCGGAACGTCTCCAAACAACGCTATAAGGGGCTCGGCGAGATGAACCCCGGGCAGCTGTGGGAAACGACGATGGATCCGACGGTGCGGCGACTGCTGCGTGTGCAGATCGAGGATGCGATTGCTGCGGATGGGATCTTTACGACCCTCATGGGGGATGATGTGGAGCCGCGGCGGGCGTTTATTGAGTCGAACGCGTTGCGGGCGGGGAATATTGACGTTTGACGATACTGCAGGTGAAATCATAAGCTGACAAATCAAGACCCATAAGTTGCCGAACTTGTGGGTCTTGTTATTTGGTAACTACATTCTGTTGATAGCCTCCCATACGCGATGCGACAGCAAGCTTGTGCCCCTTTATGACCTGCCTCAGACTGTCAATAGGATGTGTCATTTGGCGCGCACTCGAAGGCCAAAACACTGTCGGAAGAATGAGTGGTTGTATCGTCTTTCAGTAGCAAGGCCGATCAACGACAATATATCAATCGGATTCCACATAGCTGATTTTAGGTGCACGCATGCAGATCAACCGACTTAAGTTAAAGAACTGGCGAAATTTCCGAGACGTTGATGTACCGCTAGGTGCGCGCACTTTTGTTATTGGTGCTAACGCCTCAGGAAAATCGAATCTTTTGGACGTATTTCGTTTTCTACGTTCGCTAGCCCAGACTGAAGGGGGGGGGCTGCAAAAGGCATTGCGCGATCGCGGCGGATTGACCAAGCTACGTAGCCTTCATGCTCGCCGTGACCCCGAAGTCAGAATCGAGCTTGATCTAGTCGACGACTCGTCGGATAACCATGAAAACTGGCACTACGCACTCGCACTCAAGGTCGAAGGAAGAGGGCAGCAACGGGTAATGGTCTCAGAGGAGCGAGTTGAGCGAAATGGTGATGTAATATTAAATCGCCCAGATGCGGACGATCTGACTGACCCAGAGCGACTCACGCAAACTCACCTCGAGCAGATTGCGAGCAACGCTGGTTTCCGTGCACTAGTTAATTTTTTTGCTGGCACAACCTATTTGCATCTCGTACCGCAGCTATTGAAATTTAGCGAGATTGGAACCCGTATCCCGGAAAGCGATCCTTTTGGCCAAGGACTGATGCAGCGTATCGCAAAAACTGCCAAAAAAACACGGGACGCTCGTCTCAAACGAATTCAACAAGCTCTTTCCAAGGCCGTACCGCTTTTTTCCGATCTTCGGTTTGAGCAAGATGTCGTTACTGGATTATGGCATTTAGAGGCAAATTTCACCCACTGGCGTATTAATGGCGCGTGGCAACGGGAAAATGAGTTCTCAGACGGCACCCTAAGGCTAATTGGGCTTTTATGGGCACTGCAAGAGGGCGAGGGGCTATTGCTTCTAGAGGAGCCCGAACTATCTCTAAACGATGGCATTGTTGAGCATATACCGTTACTAATCGAGCGGGTTCTGAGAGACCGGAAAAAGCGTCGATCCTCTAGGCAGGTTCTCCTAAGTACGCATAGCGAGATACTGCTGAGCAACGTCCCCGGTGATGCGAAGATATTGTTAATAGAACCTGGTCAAAATGGATCAACTGTCAGGGCGCCCAATGCCAAAGAGGAAGAGCAAATTAGTCATGGGCTAACAGCAGCGGAGGTGTTGCTGCCAAAGACTCGACCACAGACTGTGGACCAATTGGGGCTCTGGGAATGAGCCAAATCCTTGTGGTTGGTGAAGATCGATTGTGCTGTTTGCTGGGCGAGCAGTTGGTGGCTGCAGCGTTGCCAACCTGGCAATTGGCGGGCCCATCAATCGATACAGGAGGCGTTACAAAGCTGATATCCAGTTTGCAGCGTTATGCAGAGCAAGCAACCTATGTACAGCCAGTCCTGTGCATAGCCGACACAGACGGCAAATGCGCTGCGGAGCTAATCGAGACTTGGCGCCCCAACCATGCTCCAAATGGCTTCATAATTCGCCTAGCTGTGACTGAGGCAGAAAGCTGGGTGCTCGCAGATCGCCAAGGGTTTGCCGACGTCTTTCAGATTTCAAAGAATAAACTGCCAGCCAATTTGGATGACGAGCCGGATCCTAAACTTCTTCTCTTAAATTTGATTGCGAAATCCCGCAAGCGGTCTTTCCGCGATGACATGATTTCTCAAACGGATAGAAGTAAGCCCGGCGCTGGGTATAACGTTCACCTAAGCGATTTTGTGCGCTCCCACTGGGATATTCAAAGGGCGATGGATCATTCGCGTAGTTTGAATCGAGCCTTCCGATGCGTGCTTGGGCTAGATTTTCCTGCGAAAAAATAAATAGCGCCAAATGTGCTTGCCTGTGCCTGAAACCAATTCTTCATCCTCGTGGATTTACCACGGGTTGTAATGCTGAGCCAGCATTATCCGCGGACAGTCTTCATGTAGATGGGTTTCCGGCTAGCTAATCATGTGATCGCCCCCCTTCAGCTTTCACGCGATCGGCGCCCAAACCTGATCCAAATTCTTCGCCGCCAGCACCTTCTCTCTTAACGCGTAACGCGGCGACTGCATGTTGATTTCACTATCTGCCGGACGCGGGATCGGACCAATCTCCTGCGCCGCCCCTTTAAAGTGAATCATGTATTTCCCAGTATCGTTGTACGGAACAATTGATTCTATTTCCGCAATGTGAGTTATCGCCGCGACGGGAGCAACCTGATACGCCACAATGTACTTTAGCTTCATAATGTGTTTCGCATTGATCCTGACAGCGAACCAGCAGCTCTCACCCAAATAGCGCCGATTAAACCCCTCTTCTCGAGCAGGCACGACGATCGTGTCGAATTTCTCGCTGTCTGTCGCAACTGCCTGAATCTGATCAGAGCTATCACTCTGCTTCGACGCATTGAATGCATTGATTCCAAGCATCGGCAAGATCAACAGTATGTCCGCTAAAAATGCTTGTGCAGTCGCCCTTGCAGCTGGTGCCATCGTTGGCGTTGTCGGACTGTTCTTGTTCAGCAAGATCGCACGGCCATGCTTCTTAGCCAGCGCAACCAGCTCAGACTCTAGAAACTGAACTTCCGTCTTGCCGATCTTGTGATTTCGGTCGAAAAAATACACGCCCCAGACCCACCCCTCCTTGTTCGCGACGTGATTCTTTAGGCGGTCACCAACTGGGTCTGCCTCGCCGATGTAAATCGTCTCTTCTGCTGCGTTACCAACAAGGATGTAGACGCCTGCCTGGAAGATGCCAGGCTCCTGCTTCAGCAGATGGAAGAGTTCCCTCGTGAAGACAACCCCATAACCGGACCAGTTCGATTTATCAACATGGCGAATACCTTCCGGATCACCGGTGGTTGCGAATAGCGTGATGGAGAACGGTTGCATTGGGTCCCTCTTTCTTCAATTCCTTTCTGGCGCAGTCCCGCTCGCTTGCTCCGGCTGATCGAGTTCGCTACCACGTAATTGTAGTCGCCAATTCCGACGGGCCGAGCGTGAGGACTTCCCTATGCCGCTCGGCTCGTCGTTCATCGATATCTAGACCTGTGCCATAGTTTTCTGCGACGAAACTCAAGACAGCTCACCATGCATTTTCGGCGTCTCAAATGCAAAAACCCCCGCCTTTTCGGGCGGGGGTTTCTGGCTTAGGGAGCCTGACGATTACCTACTTTCACACGGGAATCCGCACTATCATCGGCGTAGAGTCGTTTCACGGTCCTGTTCGGGATGGGAAGGGGTGGGACCGACTCGCTATGGTCATCAGGCAAAGAGGGTTGTTGTGCTGGCTTCGCAGCACAACCAATCTTGGAAGAAGCAGTAATTTTTGAGTTGTGTGTATCACACACGAGAATCCAACTTGTCGCTTGGATCTTGCAGCCAGTGCTTGCGCACGGCGCCGATCTACAAGGCAGACTTGTTATAGGATCAAGCCTTACGGGCAATTAGTATCAGTTAGCTGAACGCATTACTGCGCTTACACACCTGACCTATCAACGTCCTGGTCTCGAACGACCCTTCAAGGGGATCTAGTCCCCAGGGATATCTCATCTTAAGGCGAGTTTCCCGCTTAGATGCTTTCAGCGGTTATCTCTTCCGAACATAGCTACCCGGCGATGCCACTGGCGTGACAACCGGTACACCAGAGGTTCGTCCACTCCGGTCCTCTCGTACTAGGAGCAGCCCCCTTCAAATATCCAACGCCCACGGCAGATAGGGACCAAACTGTCTCACGACGTTTTAAACCCAGCTCACGTACCTCTTTAAATGGCGAACAGCCATACCCTTGGGACCGGCTACAGCCCCAGGATGAGATGAGCCGACATCGAGGTGCCAAACACCGCCGTCGATATGAACTCTTGGGCGGTATCAGCCTGTTATCCCCAGAGTACCTTTTATCCGTTGAGCGATGGCCCTTCCATACAGAACCACCGGATCACTATGACCTGCTTTCGCACCTGCTCGACTTGTCGGTCTCGCAGTTAAGCACGCTTATGCCATTGCACTATCAGCACGATTTCCGACCGTACCTAGCGTACCTTCGTACTCCTCCGTTACGCTTTGGGAGGAGACCGCCCCAGTCAAACTGCCTACCATGCACTGTCCCCGACCCGGATCACGGGCCAAGGTTAGAACCTCAAACAAACCAGGGTGGTATTTCAAGGACGGCTCCACCGAAACTAGCGTTCCGGTTTCATAGCCTCCCACCTATCCTACACAGATCGGTTCAAAGTCCAATGCAAAGCTACAGTAAAGGTTCATGGGGTCTTTCCGTCTAGCCGCGGGTAGATTGCATCATCACAAACACTTCAACTTCGCTGAGTCTCGGGAGGAGACAGTGTGGCCATCGTTACGCCATTCGTGCAGGTCGGAACTTACCCGACAAGGAATTTCGCTACCTTAGGACCGTTATAGTTACGGCCGCCGTTTACCGGGACTTCAATCAAGAGCTTGCACCCCATCATTTAATCTTCCGGCACCGGGCAGGCGTCACACCCTATACGTCCACTTTCGTGTTTGCAGAGTGCTGTGTTTTTATTAAACAGTCGCAGCCACCAGTTTATTGCAACCCCTTCACCCTCTGCCCGCAGGGGCATCAAGCTACAAGGGCGTACCTTATCCCGAAGTTACGGTACCAATTTGCCGAGTTCCTTCTCCCGAGTTCTCTCAAGCGCCTTAGAATACTCATCTCGCCCACCTGTGTCGGTTTGCGGTACGGTCATCGTTAGACTGAAGCTTAGAGGCTTTTCTTGGAACCACTTCCAATTGCTTCGCTCCCTAAGGAGCTCGCGCCACACCCTTGAATTACGCCCCGGATTTGCCTAAGCGCCTTCTCCAATGCAGCGACCGGGACTTCCAACACCCGGACAACCTTCCGCGATCCGTCCCCCCATCGCATCTAACAATGGTGCAGGAATATTGACCTGCTTCCCATCAGCTACGCATTTCTGCCTCGCCTTAGGGGCCGACTCACCCTACGCCGATGAACGTTGCGTAGGAAACCTTGGGCTTACGGCGAGGGGGCCTTTCACCCCCTTTATCGCTACTCATGTCAGCATTCGCACTTCCGATACCTCCAGCACGCTTTTCAACGCACCTTCGCAGGCTTACGGAACGCTCTCCTACCATGCGTGCAAAGCACGCATCCGCAGCTTCGGTATATAGCTTAGCCCCGTTACATCTTCCGCGCAGGACGACTCGATCAGTGAGCTATTACGCTTTCTTTAAAGGGTGGCTGCTTCTAAGCCAACCTCCTGACTGTTTTAGCCTTCCCACTTCGTTTCCCACTTAGCTATATTTGGGGACCTTAGCTGGCGGTCTGGGTTGTTTCCCTCTTGACACCGGACGTTAGCACCCGATGTCTGTCTCCCGTGATTGCACTCTTCGGTATTCGGAGTTTGCTATGGCGGGGTAATCTGCAATAGACCCCCCAACCATGACAGTGCTCTACCCCCGAAGGTGAGACACGAGGCACTACCTAAATAGTTTTCGGAGAGAACCAGCTATTTCCAAGTTTGTTTAGCCTTTCACCCCTATCCACAGCTCATCC
The DNA window shown above is from Burkholderia cepacia and carries:
- the gyrB gene encoding DNA topoisomerase (ATP-hydrolyzing) subunit B, encoding MSEQHNSQPDNSSYGASSIQILEGLEAVRKRPGMYIGDTSDGTGLHHLVFEVLDNSIDEALAGYCNDIHVTIHADNSISVTDNGRGIPTDVKMNDKHEPKRSAAEIVMTELHAGGKFDQNSYKVSGGLHGVGVSCVNALSSWLRLTVRRDGKKRFMEFHRGVAQDRVLETVDGVEVSPMLVTGDTENRGTEVHFMADPTIFGTVEYHYDILAKRMRELSFLNNGVRIRLTDLRSGKEDDFAFAGGVKGFVEYINKTKTNLHPTIFFATGEKDNVGVEVAMQWNDSYNENVLCFTNNIPQRDGGTHLTGLRAAMTRVINKYITDNEIAKKAKVETTGDDMREGLSCVLSVKVPEPKFSSQTKDKLVSSEVRAPVEEVVAKALEEFLLETPIDAKIICGKIVEAARARDAARKAREMTRRKGVLDGVGLPGKLADCQEKDPAKCEIYIVEGDSAGGSAKQGRDRKFQAILPLRGKVLNVEKARYDKLLSSEQIVTLVTALGCGIGKEDYNLDKLRYHRIIIMTDADVDGAHIRTLLLTFLYRQMPDMIERGYVYIAQPPLYKIKAGKDERYLKDDVELNAHMLRLALQGSELVPGENAAAISGDALGELARSYLLSKSVIERLSRLYDPAALEAVMDGVVIDLSNEASTEASAKALHAALHDEALKNEVRVVPSYDPVREQRALHVERTHHGNVRVSVIDQEFQHTADYQQLVTTANTFKGLIGEGAVIKRGERSMAVADFKSAMKWLLADAERNVSKQRYKGLGEMNPGQLWETTMDPTVRRLLRVQIEDAIAADGIFTTLMGDDVEPRRAFIESNALRAGNIDV
- a CDS encoding AAA family ATPase; the protein is MQINRLKLKNWRNFRDVDVPLGARTFVIGANASGKSNLLDVFRFLRSLAQTEGGGLQKALRDRGGLTKLRSLHARRDPEVRIELDLVDDSSDNHENWHYALALKVEGRGQQRVMVSEERVERNGDVILNRPDADDLTDPERLTQTHLEQIASNAGFRALVNFFAGTTYLHLVPQLLKFSEIGTRIPESDPFGQGLMQRIAKTAKKTRDARLKRIQQALSKAVPLFSDLRFEQDVVTGLWHLEANFTHWRINGAWQRENEFSDGTLRLIGLLWALQEGEGLLLLEEPELSLNDGIVEHIPLLIERVLRDRKKRRSSRQVLLSTHSEILLSNVPGDAKILLIEPGQNGSTVRAPNAKEEEQISHGLTAAEVLLPKTRPQTVDQLGLWE
- a CDS encoding GIY-YIG nuclease family protein: MQPFSITLFATTGDPEGIRHVDKSNWSGYGVVFTRELFHLLKQEPGIFQAGVYILVGNAAEETIYIGEADPVGDRLKNHVANKEGWVWGVYFFDRNHKIGKTEVQFLESELVALAKKHGRAILLNKNSPTTPTMAPAARATAQAFLADILLILPMLGINAFNASKQSDSSDQIQAVATDSEKFDTIVVPAREEGFNRRYLGESCWFAVRINAKHIMKLKYIVAYQVAPVAAITHIAEIESIVPYNDTGKYMIHFKGAAQEIGPIPRPADSEINMQSPRYALREKVLAAKNLDQVWAPIA